From Streptomyces sp. NBC_00775, one genomic window encodes:
- the mca gene encoding mycothiol conjugate amidase Mca, whose translation MAVHAHPDDESSKGAATMAKYVSEGVDVLVVTCTGGERGSILNPKLQGDKYIEEHIHEVRKKEMDEAREILGVKQEWLGFVDSGLPEGDPLPPLPEGCFALEDVDKAAGELVRQIRSFRPHVITTYDENGGYPHPDHIMTHKISMVAFEGATDREKYPESEFGPAYQPQKLYYNQGFNRPRTEALHNAMLDRGLESPYGEWLKRWSEFERTERTLTTHIPCAEFYEIRDKALIAHATQIDPEGGWFKVPMEVQKEVWPTEEYELVKSLVDTSLPEDDLFAGIRDNA comes from the coding sequence ATGGCCGTGCACGCCCACCCCGACGACGAGTCGAGCAAGGGCGCGGCCACCATGGCGAAGTACGTGTCCGAGGGGGTGGACGTGCTGGTCGTGACCTGCACGGGTGGGGAGCGCGGCTCCATCCTCAATCCGAAGCTTCAGGGCGACAAGTACATCGAGGAGCACATCCACGAGGTACGCAAGAAGGAGATGGACGAGGCCCGCGAGATCCTCGGTGTCAAGCAGGAGTGGCTCGGCTTCGTGGACTCCGGCCTGCCCGAGGGCGACCCGCTGCCGCCGCTCCCCGAGGGCTGCTTCGCCCTTGAGGACGTGGACAAGGCGGCCGGTGAGCTGGTCAGGCAGATCCGCTCGTTCCGCCCGCACGTGATCACCACGTACGACGAGAACGGTGGTTATCCCCACCCCGACCACATCATGACCCACAAGATCTCGATGGTGGCGTTCGAGGGCGCGACGGACCGCGAGAAGTACCCGGAGTCGGAGTTCGGCCCGGCGTACCAGCCGCAGAAGCTCTACTACAACCAGGGCTTCAACCGCCCGCGCACCGAGGCGCTGCACAACGCCATGCTGGACCGCGGCCTGGAGTCGCCGTACGGGGAGTGGCTGAAGCGCTGGTCGGAGTTCGAGCGCACCGAGCGCACGCTGACCACACACATCCCGTGCGCCGAGTTCTACGAGATCCGCGACAAGGCGCTGATCGCGCACGCCACGCAGATCGACCCCGAGGGCGGCTGGTTCAAGGTCCCCATGGAGGTCCAGAAGGAGGTCTGGCCGACCGAGGAGTACGAGCTCGTGAAGTCCCTCGTCGATACCTCCCTCCCCGAGGACGACCTCTTTGCGGGCATCCGCGACAATGCCTGA
- a CDS encoding DUF4307 domain-containing protein yields MSTVQLPEGRYGRSADERADRKLKVVGSVLGVALLVLVGWFAYYYVGGNKISAQVITFKAVSDSAVEAHLEVRKDTDASGYCTVRSQSADGTEVGRADFRFDQHSSRIDKVVTLRTTARGSTAELLGCHAD; encoded by the coding sequence ATGAGTACGGTGCAACTGCCCGAGGGCCGGTACGGCCGCTCCGCGGACGAACGCGCCGACCGCAAGCTCAAGGTCGTCGGCAGTGTGCTGGGAGTGGCCCTGCTCGTGCTGGTGGGCTGGTTCGCCTACTACTACGTCGGCGGCAACAAGATCAGCGCCCAGGTCATCACCTTCAAGGCCGTCTCCGACAGCGCGGTCGAGGCGCACCTGGAGGTGCGCAAGGACACAGATGCGAGCGGCTACTGCACGGTCCGCTCCCAGAGTGCCGACGGCACCGAGGTGGGCCGCGCGGACTTCCGCTTCGACCAGCATTCCTCTCGCATCGACAAGGTGGTTACCCTGCGTACGACGGCCCGGGGCTCCACGGCGGAGCTGCTCGGCTGCCACGCGGACTGA
- the greA gene encoding transcription elongation factor GreA, whose protein sequence is MTQTSESVTWLTQEAYNQLRAELEYLSGPARTEIAGKIAAAREEGDLRENGGYHAAKEEQGKQELRVRQLTQLLENAKVGEAPAADGMVAPGMVVTIAFDGDEDDTLDFLLASREYASSDIETYSPQSPLGSGVNGKKVGEDAQYELPNGKFASVKILKAEPYQG, encoded by the coding sequence GTGACCCAGACCAGTGAGAGCGTCACCTGGCTGACCCAGGAGGCGTACAACCAGCTCAGGGCCGAGCTGGAGTACCTGTCTGGTCCTGCGCGCACGGAGATCGCCGGCAAGATCGCGGCCGCGCGCGAAGAGGGCGACCTGCGCGAGAACGGCGGGTACCACGCGGCCAAGGAAGAGCAGGGCAAGCAGGAGCTCCGTGTGCGCCAGCTGACCCAGCTCCTGGAGAACGCCAAGGTCGGCGAGGCTCCCGCGGCGGACGGCATGGTCGCGCCGGGCATGGTCGTCACCATCGCCTTCGACGGCGACGAGGACGACACCCTGGACTTCCTGCTGGCCTCGCGCGAGTACGCCAGCTCCGACATCGAGACGTACTCCCCGCAGTCCCCGCTGGGCTCCGGTGTGAACGGCAAGAAGGTCGGCGAGGACGCCCAGTACGAACTGCCGAACGGCAAGTTCGCCTCGGTGAAGATCCTCAAGGCCGAGCCGTACCAGGGCTGA
- a CDS encoding ABC transporter permease, translated as MSAVTDAVQIAAPSNPFSQSIRDSLVVAKRNLIRMSRIPEMVIFGLIQPIMFVVLFSYVFGGSMMIGGSTSPTDYRNFLMAGIFAQTVTFATAGAGAGIADDMHKGLIDRFRSLPMARGAVLTGRTLADLVQTALTLLVLAIVALLVGWRVGSDSDTNAGKVLGAFGLLLLAGYAFTWIGALIGLSVRTPEAATSGGLIWLFPVTFISNAFVDSSNMTPWLRHIADWNPFSATVQACRVLFGNPGQSKPDAWPMQHSIWASVIYSVLITLIFRTLAVRKYRSATA; from the coding sequence GTGAGTGCCGTGACCGACGCCGTGCAGATCGCGGCGCCCTCGAACCCGTTCAGCCAGTCCATCCGCGACTCGCTGGTCGTCGCCAAGCGCAATCTGATCAGGATGTCCCGGATCCCGGAGATGGTGATCTTCGGACTGATCCAGCCGATCATGTTCGTGGTGCTGTTCAGCTATGTGTTCGGCGGCTCCATGATGATCGGCGGCAGCACCAGCCCCACCGACTACCGCAACTTCCTGATGGCCGGCATCTTCGCGCAGACCGTCACCTTCGCCACCGCGGGCGCCGGCGCGGGCATCGCCGACGACATGCACAAGGGCCTCATCGACCGCTTCCGCTCGCTGCCCATGGCGCGCGGCGCAGTACTGACCGGGCGCACGCTCGCCGACCTCGTACAGACCGCGCTGACCCTGCTGGTCCTCGCGATCGTCGCCCTGCTGGTCGGCTGGCGGGTCGGCTCGGACAGCGACACCAACGCGGGCAAGGTGCTGGGTGCCTTCGGGCTGCTGCTCCTGGCGGGGTACGCGTTCACCTGGATCGGCGCGCTGATCGGCCTCTCGGTCCGCACACCGGAGGCGGCCACGTCGGGCGGACTGATCTGGCTCTTCCCGGTCACGTTCATCTCGAACGCGTTCGTGGACTCCAGCAATATGACGCCCTGGCTGCGGCACATCGCGGACTGGAACCCGTTCAGCGCCACTGTGCAGGCCTGCCGGGTGCTCTTCGGCAACCCAGGGCAGTCGAAGCCGGACGCCTGGCCCATGCAGCACTCGATCTGGGCCTCGGTGATCTACTCGGTTCTGATCACGCTGATATTCAGGACGCTGGCGGTGCGCAAGTACCGTTCGGCGACGGCGTGA
- a CDS encoding ATP-binding cassette domain-containing protein, protein MPGAIYAEGLVKTFGDVRALDGVDLDVPEGTVLGLLGPNGAGKTTAVRCLTTLLRPDSGTAVVAGVDVLKHPDAVRRRVGLSGQFAAVDEYLTGRENLQMVGQLYQMKAKAAKVRADELLEQFNLADAADRTAKTYSGGMRRRLDLAAALVVSPPVMFMDEPTTGLDPRNRQQLWDVIKQLVSGGTTLLLTTQYLEEADHLAHDICVVDHGRVIARGTADQLKAQTGGERVEVVVHEREHIEAASEVLRGFGKGETTVEEHTRKLTVPVTGGAKLLAEVIRELDTRGIEIDDIGLRRPTLDDVFLSLTGHMAEEREEGNGVAGGSKGPKRQKEAGK, encoded by the coding sequence ATGCCAGGCGCCATCTATGCCGAAGGCCTGGTGAAGACCTTCGGTGACGTAAGGGCTCTGGACGGCGTCGATCTCGATGTCCCGGAAGGCACCGTTCTGGGCCTGCTCGGGCCGAACGGCGCGGGAAAGACGACCGCGGTCCGCTGTCTGACGACCCTGCTGCGCCCCGACAGCGGCACGGCGGTCGTCGCGGGCGTCGACGTACTCAAACACCCCGACGCGGTCCGCCGCAGGGTCGGCCTCTCCGGACAGTTCGCCGCGGTCGACGAGTACCTGACCGGCCGCGAGAACCTGCAAATGGTCGGCCAGCTCTACCAGATGAAGGCGAAGGCCGCGAAGGTGCGGGCGGACGAACTCCTGGAGCAGTTCAACCTCGCCGACGCCGCCGACCGCACCGCGAAGACGTACTCGGGAGGTATGCGCCGCCGGCTCGACCTGGCGGCCGCCCTGGTCGTCTCGCCCCCGGTGATGTTCATGGACGAGCCGACGACCGGTCTCGACCCGCGCAACCGCCAGCAGTTGTGGGACGTCATCAAGCAGCTGGTCTCCGGTGGTACGACGCTGCTGCTGACCACCCAGTACCTGGAAGAGGCCGACCACCTCGCGCACGACATATGCGTGGTCGACCACGGCCGCGTCATCGCCCGCGGCACCGCCGACCAGCTGAAGGCGCAGACCGGCGGCGAGCGTGTCGAGGTCGTCGTGCACGAGCGCGAGCACATAGAGGCCGCGTCAGAGGTGCTGCGCGGCTTCGGCAAGGGCGAGACCACGGTCGAGGAGCACACCCGCAAGCTCACCGTGCCCGTCACCGGCGGCGCGAAGCTCCTCGCGGAGGTCATCCGCGAACTGGACACCCGCGGCATCGAGATCGACGACATCGGCCTGCGCCGCCCGACCCTGGACGACGTCTTCCTCTCGCTCACGGGCCATATGGCCGAGGAGCGGGAAGAGGGCAACGGAGTGGCGGGCGGCAGCAAGGGTCCCAAGCGCCAGAAGGAGGCCGGCAAGTGA